A genomic segment from Bacillus sp. B-jedd encodes:
- a CDS encoding XapX domain-containing protein: MKEVFLALAAGMMVGIVFKFLKLPLPAPPVLSAVVGVFGVYFGGVVFEWLFKLYQS, from the coding sequence ATGAAAGAAGTATTTCTGGCATTAGCGGCCGGGATGATGGTTGGGATTGTATTCAAGTTTTTGAAGCTGCCCCTGCCCGCGCCTCCGGTACTATCAGCTGTAGTAGGGGTATTTGGCGTCTATTTTGGAGGCGTCGTGTTTGAATGGCTGTTTAAGTTATACCAAAGCTAG
- the deoC gene encoding deoxyribose-phosphate aldolase, whose product MSQTVARMIDHTILKANATKAEIEKLAQEAKQYKFASVCVNPVWVKTAAELLKDAPEVKVCTVIGFPLGASTPETKAFETKNAIENGATEVDMVINIGALKDGNEELAERDIRAVVDAAKGKALTKVIIETSLLSDEEKVKACELAVKAGADFVKTSTGFSTGGATVEDIRLMRETVGPDIGVKASGGVRSREDALNMIEAGATRIGASSGVAIVKGETSSDSY is encoded by the coding sequence ATGTCTCAAACAGTTGCAAGGATGATTGATCATACAATATTGAAAGCAAATGCCACAAAAGCTGAAATTGAAAAGCTTGCTCAAGAGGCGAAGCAATATAAATTCGCATCGGTCTGCGTGAATCCTGTCTGGGTGAAAACAGCTGCCGAATTGCTGAAGGATGCTCCAGAAGTGAAAGTCTGCACAGTGATTGGGTTCCCGCTCGGCGCAAGCACACCGGAAACCAAGGCTTTCGAAACAAAAAACGCAATTGAAAATGGCGCCACAGAAGTGGATATGGTCATCAATATCGGAGCTTTGAAGGACGGCAATGAAGAGCTGGCCGAACGCGATATCAGGGCCGTTGTCGATGCCGCAAAAGGCAAGGCACTGACGAAAGTCATTATCGAGACTTCCTTGCTTTCGGATGAAGAAAAGGTGAAGGCATGTGAACTTGCTGTTAAAGCAGGAGCCGATTTTGTGAAAACATCCACCGGTTTTTCGACTGGCGGAGCAACTGTCGAGGATATCCGCTTAATGAGGGAAACGGTCGGCCCAGACATCGGTGTTAAAGCATCCGGGGGAGTCAGGAGCCGTGAGGATGCACTTAATATGATTGAAGCAGGAGCGACAAGAATCGGAGCAAGCTCCGGCGTGGCCATCGTAAAAGGTGAAACTTCAAGCGATTCATACTAA
- a CDS encoding sugar-binding transcriptional regulator — MEKEKLAKIIEAAKLYYLLDYNQHDIAKVLGVSRPTVSRLLQAAKEEGIVQITIKDPMENVDSLADSLEELFGLKKAIVVSIPQYEGTIIKTFLGEAAASFLHEIAKDGDTIGVTWGTTLYHVAVELKQKAVNDVKVVQLKGGVSHSETNTYASEILYLFGKAFNTAPHYLPLPAIVDHPVVKQAMEADRHIRKILDLGKEANIAMFTTGPVKEESLLFQLGYFSESDLESLYGRAAGDICSRFFDLEGRICNESLNGRTLGINLEDLKEKEHSILVAGGQHKVDGIFGALKGGYANVLITDHFTAQLLLDKSGNSKD, encoded by the coding sequence TTGGAAAAAGAAAAACTGGCCAAAATTATAGAAGCGGCCAAGCTTTATTATCTTTTGGACTACAATCAACATGATATAGCAAAAGTGCTTGGAGTTTCCAGACCGACCGTTTCCCGCCTCTTGCAGGCCGCTAAGGAAGAGGGGATAGTCCAGATTACAATCAAGGACCCGATGGAGAATGTGGATAGCCTGGCCGACTCGCTTGAAGAGTTGTTCGGTCTGAAAAAGGCCATCGTTGTTTCCATTCCACAGTATGAGGGAACAATTATTAAAACATTCCTCGGTGAAGCGGCCGCGTCTTTCCTCCATGAAATCGCTAAAGATGGGGACACTATCGGGGTAACGTGGGGAACGACCCTTTACCATGTAGCGGTTGAATTGAAACAAAAGGCGGTGAATGATGTAAAGGTTGTCCAGCTGAAAGGCGGGGTCAGCCATTCTGAGACGAATACATACGCTTCCGAAATCCTGTATTTATTCGGAAAAGCGTTCAATACGGCTCCCCATTACCTGCCGTTGCCAGCCATCGTCGACCATCCTGTAGTAAAGCAGGCTATGGAAGCCGACCGGCATATCAGAAAAATACTTGATCTAGGCAAGGAAGCGAATATCGCGATGTTTACGACAGGGCCGGTGAAAGAGGAATCACTCCTTTTTCAGCTTGGCTATTTTTCAGAAAGCGATCTTGAATCCCTGTATGGAAGAGCCGCTGGTGACATTTGCTCACGCTTCTTCGACTTGGAAGGGCGGATTTGCAATGAGAGTTTGAATGGACGGACGCTTGGCATCAATCTTGAAGACCTGAAAGAAAAAGAACATTCCATTCTCGTGGCCGGAGGGCAGCATAAAGTAGACGGTATTTTCGGCGCGCTTAAGGGCGGATACGCGAACGTCCTTATTACCGACCATTTTACAGCCCAGCTTTTGCTGGATAAATCCGGGAATTCAAAAGATTAA
- a CDS encoding MMPL family transporter, whose amino-acid sequence MGKLGQLADRYKFAILAAWAAIIIFFAIFAFKLPSVLSGNGFEYEGTYNETREILEKDFGQPESTVILLFEKEKDVSEKEWQSYLKDTFARLKKYEPASSLTSPLEMQGMVKGNFAYGVISFDKDAGSLADEIRELKGFLKDKKGMTVKMTGEPVIVKDLNEASQKDLARAEMIGLPIALVVLILAFGGLVAASIPLIIGIVSILMTMGIVYFFSHTTNLSIFILNIVPMIGLALSIDFALLIINRYKEELQTKSVRESLEVTVATAGRSIIFSALCVFIGLSGLLFIQIDIFQNVALGGMIVVFVSALCAITFLPAFLSLLGQRIHKFTLIKSGKIKKSGWHSFAKTVMKHPIIMMLAAFAILFAGLIPVREMHLTIPGTDSLPKNYESRVAYETFRKEFQPEGKRDYQKITIVFESDGTMSNEKNLDAASEAIAKLEDSTLVKSIESVFTATGLSNGKEIVQAKFLSSGDQTAAEKFAMAEKHFIHDDKMLVNVFLKTGEHSDKAREWVREWAVKDYGLKAYFGGHIKFEQEIFDEIYEKAPYGLALIFISTFIILMMAFRSILIPIKAILMNMLSLGATFGIVVYIFQQGHLGMDPVDIALILPVFVFSLVFGLSMDYEVFLISRIQEYYLETGDNSKSTILGLTTTSKIITSAAAIMIVVTGAFAFTGVMPVKQLGVGIAIAIFIDATLIRMVLVPSLMKLLGDWNWWFFGHGKKRVDLKSGE is encoded by the coding sequence TTGGGTAAGCTCGGACAGCTTGCAGATCGGTATAAATTCGCCATTTTGGCGGCATGGGCGGCAATCATTATTTTTTTCGCGATATTCGCCTTTAAGCTTCCTTCTGTATTAAGCGGAAATGGTTTTGAATACGAAGGTACATATAATGAGACAAGGGAAATACTTGAAAAGGATTTCGGACAGCCGGAATCCACAGTCATCCTGCTGTTTGAAAAAGAAAAAGATGTTTCTGAAAAGGAATGGCAGTCTTATTTGAAGGATACTTTTGCAAGGCTTAAAAAGTATGAGCCTGCTTCAAGCCTGACATCTCCATTGGAAATGCAAGGTATGGTAAAGGGCAACTTTGCTTATGGCGTCATTTCCTTTGATAAAGATGCAGGCAGCCTTGCTGATGAAATCCGGGAACTGAAAGGCTTTTTGAAGGATAAAAAGGGCATGACTGTCAAAATGACCGGTGAACCGGTTATCGTCAAGGATTTGAATGAGGCGAGCCAGAAGGATCTCGCCAGGGCGGAAATGATCGGCCTGCCGATTGCCCTTGTTGTCCTGATCCTGGCATTTGGCGGGCTTGTGGCGGCTTCAATTCCGCTCATTATTGGAATTGTCTCAATCCTGATGACAATGGGGATCGTCTATTTTTTCAGCCACACAACAAATTTATCTATCTTTATTTTAAATATTGTCCCGATGATCGGGCTTGCTTTGAGTATCGATTTCGCCCTGCTGATCATTAACCGCTACAAGGAAGAATTACAGACGAAATCTGTCAGGGAAAGCCTTGAAGTAACTGTAGCAACTGCCGGCAGATCGATTATATTTTCGGCATTGTGTGTCTTTATCGGGCTGTCAGGGCTTTTATTCATCCAGATTGATATTTTCCAGAATGTCGCTCTCGGCGGAATGATTGTCGTTTTTGTCTCTGCCCTATGCGCAATCACTTTTCTTCCAGCCTTTTTGTCTTTGCTAGGCCAGAGGATTCATAAATTCACCCTCATTAAATCAGGAAAGATTAAGAAAAGTGGGTGGCATTCTTTTGCAAAAACGGTCATGAAGCATCCGATTATTATGATGCTGGCGGCTTTCGCGATTCTGTTTGCCGGCCTCATTCCAGTGAGAGAAATGCATCTGACCATTCCGGGAACGGATTCCCTCCCGAAAAATTACGAATCCCGTGTTGCCTATGAAACCTTCAGGAAGGAATTCCAGCCTGAAGGCAAGCGCGACTATCAAAAAATAACGATTGTTTTTGAGTCAGATGGAACCATGAGTAATGAGAAAAATCTTGATGCGGCAAGTGAAGCTATTGCTAAGCTGGAAGACAGCACACTGGTCAAATCGATTGAATCAGTTTTCACCGCGACAGGCCTTTCGAATGGAAAAGAGATTGTCCAAGCCAAGTTTCTTTCTTCCGGTGATCAAACGGCGGCTGAAAAGTTCGCCATGGCCGAAAAGCATTTTATCCATGATGATAAGATGCTCGTCAACGTTTTTCTTAAGACTGGCGAACACTCCGATAAGGCCCGCGAATGGGTAAGGGAATGGGCGGTCAAGGATTACGGGTTGAAAGCGTATTTTGGTGGCCATATCAAATTTGAACAGGAAATTTTTGATGAAATCTATGAAAAAGCGCCGTACGGATTAGCCTTGATTTTCATTTCAACATTTATCATTCTGATGATGGCTTTCCGTTCCATCCTTATACCGATTAAAGCCATTCTAATGAATATGCTGAGCCTCGGGGCCACCTTTGGAATTGTCGTCTATATATTCCAGCAGGGGCATCTTGGAATGGATCCGGTCGATATCGCCCTCATCCTGCCTGTCTTTGTTTTCTCGCTCGTCTTCGGTTTGTCAATGGACTATGAGGTATTCCTGATTTCCCGCATACAGGAGTACTATCTTGAAACCGGCGATAACAGCAAGTCAACGATTCTTGGGCTGACAACGACGAGCAAAATCATCACCTCAGCGGCCGCTATAATGATTGTCGTAACCGGCGCTTTTGCCTTCACTGGCGTAATGCCTGTAAAGCAGCTTGGTGTCGGGATCGCGATTGCGATTTTTATCGATGCCACGCTCATCAGGATGGTGCTCGTCCCCTCATTGATGAAGCTGCTCGGCGACTGGAACTGGTGGTTTTTCGGGCATGGAAAGAAGAGAGTGGATTTGAAAAGCGGAGAGTGA
- a CDS encoding cupin domain-containing protein gives MEKQSLLSYIELNEERFTKRIIFKKGESTAFVLNFNPGQQLPPHKHPGTEVYLLVLSGKGTFIIDGTEQDVQENDVIHCAGEETLAFNNSGDEPVSLYVILSKVPSPEYAKDI, from the coding sequence ATGGAAAAACAGTCACTGTTATCTTATATTGAGTTGAATGAAGAAAGATTTACGAAGCGGATTATTTTTAAAAAAGGTGAAAGCACCGCCTTTGTCCTGAACTTTAACCCTGGCCAGCAACTGCCGCCGCATAAGCATCCGGGCACGGAAGTTTATCTGTTGGTGCTTTCAGGCAAAGGCACATTCATCATTGATGGAACAGAGCAGGATGTACAGGAAAATGATGTCATCCATTGCGCCGGGGAAGAAACGCTCGCTTTCAATAACAGCGGTGACGAACCGGTCAGCCTATATGTCATCTTAAGCAAAGTTCCATCCCCGGAATACGCTAAGGATATTTAA
- a CDS encoding 2-oxoacid:acceptor oxidoreductase family protein, whose amino-acid sequence MLEEIIIAGFGGQGVMSMGQLIAYAGLHEGKNVSWLPSYGPEQRGGTANCAVVVSDEPIGSPLVSAPSAAIVLNIPSFEKFEPKVRAGGLLLTNSSLIGKKSQRTDLTAIEINATAMANELGNGKVANMILLGAFIKATGILSPESVLSSLQQVLSPDKHYLLEMNRLALNKGAEIVCEIKVK is encoded by the coding sequence ATGCTTGAGGAAATTATCATTGCTGGTTTCGGGGGCCAGGGAGTCATGTCCATGGGGCAGCTGATTGCCTATGCCGGACTGCATGAAGGGAAAAATGTTTCCTGGCTACCTTCATATGGACCTGAGCAAAGGGGCGGGACGGCTAACTGCGCTGTGGTAGTCAGTGATGAGCCCATCGGGTCACCGCTCGTCAGCGCTCCTTCCGCTGCCATTGTTCTGAACATCCCTTCCTTTGAAAAGTTCGAGCCAAAGGTCCGGGCTGGTGGCCTATTGCTGACAAACAGCTCCCTTATCGGGAAAAAGTCGCAGCGGACTGATCTCACTGCAATTGAAATAAATGCAACCGCAATGGCTAATGAACTTGGGAATGGCAAGGTTGCCAACATGATTTTATTAGGAGCCTTCATCAAAGCCACGGGCATTTTATCACCGGAGTCTGTTCTATCTTCCTTACAGCAGGTTTTATCTCCGGATAAGCATTATTTACTGGAGATGAACAGACTGGCTTTAAATAAAGGAGCGGAAATAGTCTGTGAAATAAAAGTTAAATAG
- a CDS encoding thiamine pyrophosphate-dependent enzyme — protein sequence MSMKTVFEKTTGLTDDPTHYCPGCTHGIIHRLVGEVLEEMDILEDTVGVASVGCSVLSYEYFNCDMTQAAHGRAPAVATGIKRVLPDRFVFTYQGDGDLASIGISEVIHAAARGENITVIFVNNAIYGMTGGQMAPTTLIGQKTATSPFGRDPILQGLPIRVSEMIATLDGAAYIERVSAHDVPHIIKAKKAIRRAFETQKKGLGFSMVEVLSTCPTNWGLDPHESLVWVKESMVPVYPLGVYKGGE from the coding sequence ATGAGCATGAAGACTGTTTTTGAAAAAACAACAGGGCTGACTGATGATCCAACCCACTATTGTCCCGGCTGCACACACGGGATCATTCACCGGCTGGTTGGAGAAGTACTGGAAGAAATGGACATTCTTGAAGATACAGTCGGGGTTGCCTCAGTTGGCTGTTCGGTCCTTTCGTATGAATATTTCAATTGTGATATGACCCAGGCGGCCCATGGGCGTGCGCCAGCTGTGGCCACAGGCATCAAGAGGGTGCTTCCAGACCGGTTTGTTTTTACGTACCAGGGTGATGGGGATTTGGCTTCGATTGGGATTAGCGAAGTGATCCATGCAGCGGCAAGAGGAGAAAATATAACCGTTATATTCGTGAACAATGCAATATATGGGATGACAGGCGGCCAGATGGCGCCAACCACGCTGATTGGCCAAAAAACGGCAACAAGCCCATTCGGCCGAGATCCAATTCTGCAAGGCTTGCCGATCCGCGTCAGTGAAATGATCGCCACACTTGATGGAGCCGCCTATATTGAACGTGTTTCTGCCCATGATGTACCGCACATTATCAAAGCAAAAAAAGCGATTCGGCGGGCGTTCGAAACTCAGAAAAAAGGCCTTGGCTTTTCCATGGTTGAGGTTCTATCCACCTGTCCAACGAACTGGGGGCTCGACCCTCATGAATCCCTTGTTTGGGTGAAGGAAAGCATGGTTCCAGTCTACCCGCTTGGGGTTTACAAGGGAGGGGAATAA
- a CDS encoding 3-methyl-2-oxobutanoate dehydrogenase subunit VorB, translating to MAKVLMKGNEVIAEAAIHAGCKYFFGYPITPQSELVAYMARRLPEVGGLFLQAESEVAAINMVYGAAGTGVRVMTSSSSPGFSLKQEGISYLAGAELPAVIVNVVRGGPGLGNIQPAQSDYFQVTKGGGHGDYHTPVLAPASLQEIVDLTRESFAIADRYRTPVILMGDGMLGQMMEPVEFSREMQSDFPPKEWATTGTRGDGKRRVITSLQLDAETLEQRNIHLQKKYAEIVKNEVRYETYLTEDADYIITAFGTVARIAMNAIDRARKQGIKVGLIRPISLWPFPVLPFHETRDRVKGYLSVEMSAGQMIEDVRLAVEGKAPVDFYGRTGGVVPTQEEIFGKITELAGRVMV from the coding sequence ATGGCAAAAGTATTGATGAAGGGAAATGAAGTTATTGCGGAAGCGGCAATCCATGCCGGCTGCAAATACTTTTTCGGCTATCCGATCACGCCGCAAAGCGAACTGGTGGCCTATATGGCAAGGCGCCTCCCGGAAGTGGGCGGGCTGTTCCTCCAGGCTGAAAGTGAAGTAGCTGCGATTAATATGGTTTACGGAGCCGCAGGGACAGGGGTAAGAGTCATGACATCATCCTCCAGCCCGGGGTTCAGCCTGAAGCAGGAGGGGATTTCCTATCTTGCCGGTGCAGAGCTTCCTGCTGTTATTGTGAATGTGGTTAGAGGCGGTCCTGGGCTAGGAAATATCCAGCCAGCCCAATCCGATTATTTTCAGGTAACAAAAGGCGGCGGGCATGGTGATTATCATACACCTGTTCTTGCCCCGGCAAGCCTGCAGGAAATCGTTGATTTGACTAGGGAATCATTTGCTATTGCCGACCGTTACCGGACACCGGTCATTCTGATGGGTGACGGGATGCTCGGACAAATGATGGAGCCTGTTGAATTTTCCCGGGAAATGCAAAGTGATTTTCCCCCTAAGGAATGGGCAACGACAGGGACCAGGGGGGACGGAAAGCGGAGGGTGATTACTTCACTTCAACTGGACGCCGAAACACTGGAACAACGCAATATCCACCTGCAAAAAAAATACGCTGAAATCGTGAAGAACGAAGTCCGCTATGAGACTTATTTGACCGAAGATGCCGATTATATCATTACTGCTTTCGGGACAGTTGCAAGGATCGCCATGAATGCAATTGACAGGGCAAGAAAACAGGGGATCAAAGTGGGGCTTATCAGGCCCATTTCCTTATGGCCATTTCCGGTACTGCCATTTCATGAAACGCGGGACCGTGTGAAGGGATACTTGTCAGTGGAAATGAGCGCAGGGCAAATGATTGAAGATGTCAGGCTTGCCGTAGAAGGAAAGGCGCCGGTGGACTTTTACGGAAGAACTGGAGGAGTCGTGCCGACCCAGGAAGAGATTTTTGGCAAAATAACTGAACTTGCCGGGAGGGTGATGGTATGA
- a CDS encoding indolepyruvate ferredoxin oxidoreductase subunit alpha, translating into MEQRVVFNENYCKSCSLCIGVCPANIIFLSDRLNTKGYRPAAVVEQEKCISCAKCGQICPDGVISVYRPVKKKLSV; encoded by the coding sequence GTGGAGCAGAGAGTTGTTTTTAATGAAAACTACTGTAAATCCTGCAGCCTGTGCATAGGGGTATGCCCAGCAAATATTATTTTTCTCTCAGACCGCCTGAACACAAAAGGGTATCGGCCTGCTGCGGTCGTTGAGCAGGAAAAGTGTATAAGCTGTGCGAAATGCGGACAGATTTGCCCGGATGGTGTCATTTCGGTTTACAGGCCTGTAAAGAAAAAGTTGTCTGTCTAG
- a CDS encoding ATP-binding protein, protein MQVFKDLLLNVFFISFLPIFVMCIWGEKVNNVKDRTQALLLALMPAVSSVLCMTFPVQFPEDYLFDLRQLPLIFGCLYLGYKKILPAMAIVLAYRLFLGGGESFYVYLSIHTTIFLIVPFMKTGYLKLSFSKRYLVTSSLTVFFSVMVLALSKIIASVPLIYGNFAYIFIGVQLLGALIVTSILNYIERNMRLRDELFKAAKIKLIGEMSASVSHEIRNPLTASRGFLQMLLNPSLEEGERKRYISIAIQELDRAKDIIDDYLVLANPFPDDREEVNLKDEVQWAKEVLLPYSNMYNVEIGLHAVDSIFYVCEKKKFRQVLINLGKNAIEAMPAGGTLFIELSRNNNNIEIGFQDNGAGMDDEQIAKLGEPYFSTKSNGTGLGMMIVWRIVQSMGGKIEVSSTLGEGTDLKILLPNPTV, encoded by the coding sequence ATGCAAGTATTCAAGGATTTACTCCTGAATGTTTTTTTCATTAGCTTTCTGCCCATCTTCGTCATGTGTATCTGGGGCGAAAAAGTGAACAATGTCAAAGATCGTACACAAGCGTTATTATTGGCACTTATGCCCGCAGTATCTTCTGTGTTGTGTATGACGTTTCCAGTCCAATTCCCAGAGGATTATCTATTCGATTTAAGACAGCTGCCTTTAATTTTTGGATGCCTTTACCTTGGATATAAAAAAATACTGCCGGCCATGGCAATCGTACTGGCATACCGCCTTTTCCTTGGCGGTGGTGAAAGCTTCTATGTTTACTTATCCATACACACAACGATTTTCCTGATTGTCCCTTTTATGAAAACAGGCTATTTAAAACTTTCTTTTTCAAAGCGGTACCTTGTTACATCAAGCCTTACCGTCTTCTTTTCAGTTATGGTTCTTGCCTTGTCAAAAATAATCGCCAGCGTCCCCCTGATTTATGGTAATTTTGCTTATATATTCATTGGAGTCCAACTGCTTGGTGCCCTTATCGTTACCAGTATTCTTAATTATATTGAACGGAATATGCGGCTAAGGGATGAATTATTCAAGGCAGCTAAAATTAAATTGATTGGTGAAATGTCAGCGAGTGTTTCACACGAGATTAGAAACCCGCTTACAGCCTCGCGCGGTTTTTTGCAAATGCTGCTTAACCCCAGCCTTGAAGAGGGTGAACGGAAAAGATACATTTCCATAGCCATTCAGGAATTGGACAGGGCTAAAGACATCATAGATGATTATCTTGTCCTGGCAAATCCATTTCCTGATGATAGGGAAGAAGTAAATTTGAAAGATGAGGTCCAATGGGCGAAGGAAGTCCTTCTTCCCTATTCCAATATGTATAATGTCGAAATTGGGCTGCATGCAGTTGATTCAATTTTTTATGTTTGCGAGAAGAAAAAATTCCGTCAAGTTTTAATTAACCTCGGGAAAAATGCCATTGAAGCAATGCCTGCTGGAGGAACTTTGTTCATAGAATTGAGCCGAAATAATAACAATATTGAAATAGGCTTTCAGGATAACGGAGCAGGCATGGACGATGAGCAAATTGCAAAGCTTGGTGAACCATACTTCTCTACAAAAAGTAACGGGACAGGCCTTGGCATGATGATCGTTTGGAGGATTGTCCAGTCAATGGGCGGTAAAATCGAAGTATCCAGTACCCTTGGCGAAGGGACGGATCTAAAAATTTTATTGCCTAATCCTACTGTTTAA
- a CDS encoding sensor domain-containing protein: MTKKPDMDLQEVRQLKSEFSALLERVDELEKKEMDLAKKLRISEKIKLNILNALPINIFLEDREGRTVFVNDQVVKAHGMKREELLGKTVFDFFPRHIAEMNRKVDEEVWRQRKLITNEIIGGFQGEERELLTGKTVIQAENEDFLLGFALDITDRVNAEKMLKESEEKFRNVVDQAADGIFLIKIDGSLSNVNAAAAAMLGYQKEELLERNVSEIFEILPQKLKEPISCSETSESCHFEDNLAASDGTRIPVDINLRLINIGGKNKYLALGRDIRDKKKAEKAIQHMAFHDALTGLPNRWYIQSFMLKYFLKKSQGKLGVILLDLDHFKVINDSMGHEAGDSLLIDVAERLRAVCLDGMIAARFGGDEFIVLIPDINSKEAALAVGEEIFSALEKPFFIGSQKVIVTASIGISISPEDGSELNELLRNADLAMYRSKENGRNCCRLYDSSLNDKAVERLAKEIALHQALEKGEFLLHYQPKLNLKTKEVYGFEALLRWRKGGKLLYPDRFIEVAEETGLIVQVGEWVLREACRQCQEWHKQGMEQISVSVNLSPRQFQRQDLGRLIAEILEETTLPADKLELELTESTVMKEPEEAAQVLGQLKMLGVSIAIDDFGTGFSSLSYLKHFPIDVLKIDRSFIHNLEWEEANASIASAVISLGRSLKLKIVAEGVESREQLSFLEGNSCDFAQGYYISRPLDAKSAASYITQSHLPV, translated from the coding sequence ATGACAAAGAAACCAGACATGGATTTACAGGAAGTCCGCCAATTAAAGAGTGAGTTCTCCGCGTTATTGGAACGGGTGGATGAACTCGAGAAAAAGGAAATGGACCTGGCAAAAAAACTTAGAATCAGTGAAAAAATCAAGCTGAATATCCTGAACGCACTTCCTATTAATATCTTTTTGGAAGACCGGGAAGGGCGGACGGTGTTTGTAAACGACCAGGTAGTAAAAGCGCATGGAATGAAGCGGGAAGAACTGCTTGGAAAAACGGTCTTTGACTTCTTTCCCCGGCATATTGCAGAAATGAACCGCAAGGTAGACGAAGAGGTGTGGAGACAAAGGAAGCTGATTACAAATGAAATTATTGGCGGATTCCAAGGGGAAGAACGTGAACTGCTGACGGGGAAAACGGTTATTCAGGCGGAAAACGAGGACTTTTTGCTTGGGTTCGCTTTGGACATTACCGACCGGGTCAATGCGGAGAAAATGCTAAAGGAAAGCGAAGAAAAATTCAGGAATGTAGTCGACCAGGCAGCAGATGGCATTTTTCTGATTAAGATAGACGGAAGCCTTAGTAATGTTAATGCTGCGGCGGCAGCGATGCTAGGATATCAAAAAGAGGAATTGCTCGAAAGGAACGTATCTGAAATTTTTGAAATCCTTCCCCAAAAACTGAAAGAACCCATAAGTTGTTCAGAAACCAGTGAATCTTGCCACTTTGAAGACAATTTGGCGGCAAGTGACGGAACACGCATCCCGGTGGACATTAATCTCCGCTTGATCAATATTGGCGGCAAAAATAAATACTTAGCACTTGGAAGGGATATCCGCGATAAAAAGAAAGCAGAAAAGGCCATCCAACATATGGCTTTTCATGATGCGCTGACAGGGCTTCCGAATCGTTGGTACATCCAATCCTTCATGCTGAAGTATTTCCTAAAGAAGAGCCAGGGGAAATTAGGCGTCATTCTTCTCGATCTTGATCATTTTAAAGTAATTAACGACAGTATGGGCCATGAAGCGGGAGATTCCCTCCTCATAGATGTGGCAGAAAGATTGCGCGCGGTTTGCCTAGACGGAATGATCGCGGCAAGGTTCGGCGGTGATGAATTTATCGTCCTTATCCCGGATATTAATTCAAAAGAAGCGGCACTCGCAGTCGGGGAAGAAATTTTTTCTGCTTTGGAAAAGCCCTTTTTTATTGGTTCTCAAAAGGTCATCGTGACAGCGAGTATCGGTATTAGCATCAGCCCGGAGGATGGGAGTGAGTTGAATGAGCTACTCAGGAATGCCGACCTTGCAATGTACCGCTCAAAGGAGAACGGCAGAAACTGCTGCAGGTTATATGATTCATCCTTGAATGATAAAGCGGTGGAAAGGCTGGCAAAGGAAATTGCGTTGCACCAGGCATTGGAAAAAGGTGAATTCCTGCTCCATTATCAGCCGAAACTAAACCTTAAAACGAAGGAAGTCTATGGCTTTGAGGCGCTTTTGCGATGGAGAAAAGGTGGAAAACTGTTATATCCGGATCGGTTTATAGAAGTCGCGGAAGAAACCGGATTAATTGTGCAGGTTGGTGAATGGGTTCTGAGGGAGGCGTGTAGACAATGCCAGGAATGGCATAAGCAAGGGATGGAGCAGATTTCGGTAAGCGTCAATTTGTCGCCAAGGCAATTTCAAAGGCAGGATTTAGGAAGGCTGATTGCTGAAATCCTCGAAGAAACCACGCTTCCTGCCGATAAGCTTGAACTTGAACTGACAGAAAGTACAGTCATGAAAGAGCCGGAAGAGGCCGCTCAAGTTCTTGGTCAACTTAAAATGCTGGGAGTTTCCATTGCCATAGACGATTTTGGGACAGGCTTTTCTTCACTCAGTTACTTGAAACACTTTCCGATTGACGTGCTGAAGATAGATAGGTCATTTATTCATAACCTTGAGTGGGAAGAGGCAAATGCATCAATCGCTTCTGCGGTGATATCCCTCGGCCGAAGCTTGAAATTAAAGATTGTCGCCGAGGGAGTTGAGTCCAGGGAGCAGCTTTCTTTTCTGGAGGGAAATTCATGCGACTTTGCTCAGGGCTACTATATCAGTCGCCCTCTTGATGCGAAATCAGCCGCATCTTATATCACGCAATCACATCTGCCTGTTTAA